A genome region from Acinetobacter lwoffii includes the following:
- a CDS encoding LysR family transcriptional regulator: protein MKVDWDHLRFFLVLARAKTLTNAARLIGVEHSTVARRIQALESTLGTQLFKREATGYELTSEGLALVPRVEQMEQSFIQIDKRHDPLQGRVRIGAPEGFGTAFLARLLAEFSQHYPLLTIDLIPVPKAIKLSHREADIVIAIDRPKSGPYIITRLSNYCLKLYGSQHYLQQNPEIKKLEDLQQHRFVDYIDDLVYSTALYSLERLPLQVSACFRSNSILAQEIAVRAGAGLAILPKFLVNDKNELKEVLGQQLSFTHTFWMLTLVDLQHEPKIKLVWDFLRKQADLQQDLLMGR from the coding sequence ATGAAAGTAGATTGGGATCATTTACGCTTTTTTTTAGTTTTGGCGCGTGCTAAAACACTCACCAACGCAGCACGCTTAATCGGGGTTGAACATAGCACCGTAGCGCGGCGGATTCAGGCCCTGGAAAGTACTTTAGGTACGCAACTGTTTAAGCGCGAAGCCACCGGTTATGAACTAACCTCGGAAGGTCTGGCACTGGTGCCGCGTGTGGAACAGATGGAACAGTCCTTTATCCAGATTGACAAGCGCCATGATCCCTTGCAAGGTCGGGTCCGGATTGGTGCGCCAGAAGGTTTTGGCACGGCATTTTTAGCTCGTCTTTTGGCAGAATTTTCCCAGCATTATCCTTTGCTGACCATTGACCTGATTCCGGTACCGAAAGCGATCAAACTTTCACATCGAGAAGCCGATATTGTGATCGCGATTGACCGGCCCAAATCTGGTCCGTATATCATTACTCGTTTGTCTAATTACTGTTTAAAGCTATATGGCAGCCAGCATTATTTACAGCAAAATCCGGAAATTAAAAAACTGGAAGACCTCCAGCAGCACCGTTTTGTCGATTATATTGATGATCTGGTCTATAGCACTGCACTATATTCGCTAGAGCGTCTTCCCTTGCAGGTCAGTGCCTGTTTTCGCAGTAACAGCATTCTGGCGCAGGAAATTGCGGTTCGTGCAGGCGCTGGACTGGCCATTTTGCCGAAATTTCTGGTCAATGATAAAAATGAACTGAAAGAGGTGCTGGGTCAGCAGCTCAGTTTTACCCACACTTTCTGGATGCTGACGCTAGTCGATCTTCAACATGAACCAAAAATAAAACTGGTCTGGGATTTCTTGCGTAAACAAGCTGATCTTCAGCAAGACCTGTTAATGGGCAGATGA
- a CDS encoding AMP-binding protein, whose amino-acid sequence MLDYQTTVQDFDLNTVASQYLSGSMQAVNACYECCDRHANSDAIALYWHGKDGRKEQYSFAELKKYSSQFANFLKSQGIGKGDRVSGLLPRTPELIITILATWRIGAVYQPLFTAFGPKAIEHRIQLAQSKLVMTDLANREKLSEISNCPAIVTVHAETEADRYPHDLSFWTVLNRQAEACELEILNVNDPFLLMFTSGTTGPAKPLKVPLKALIAFASYMQNAIGLTPEDAFWNIADPGWAYGLYYAIIGPLMLGHSTLFYEGGFNAESVCEIVKEYGITNLAGAPTAYRMMMAADPAQMAKLRGKLRVVSSAGEPLNPEVIRWFKEVLDVPIYDHYGQTEVGMVVCNHHALEHPVRSGSAGFASPGYRIAVVDEQGHELAADVPGILAVDISQSPMMWFSGYEESRKSPFVGHYYLTGDTAEIHADGSMSFVGRSDDVITTSGYRVGPFDVESALLEHDAVIEAAVIGVPDPERTEIIKAFVILAGHSPATAELQEELGQFVKKRLSAHAYPRLIEFVTELPKTPSGKIQRFLLRNQEINKQQSKTA is encoded by the coding sequence ATGTTAGATTATCAAACAACGGTTCAAGACTTTGATTTAAACACGGTTGCAAGTCAGTATCTCTCCGGTTCAATGCAGGCAGTAAATGCCTGTTATGAATGCTGTGACCGTCATGCCAATTCCGATGCCATTGCCTTGTACTGGCATGGTAAAGATGGCCGTAAAGAACAATATAGCTTTGCCGAGCTCAAAAAATATTCCAGCCAGTTTGCCAACTTTCTAAAGTCTCAAGGCATTGGTAAAGGTGATCGTGTTTCCGGACTATTACCACGTACCCCAGAGCTGATCATTACCATTTTAGCGACCTGGCGGATTGGTGCTGTCTATCAACCCTTATTTACGGCCTTTGGGCCTAAAGCTATTGAACATCGCATTCAGCTGGCGCAAAGCAAGCTGGTGATGACTGATCTGGCGAATCGAGAGAAATTATCCGAGATCAGCAACTGCCCGGCGATTGTGACGGTACATGCCGAAACTGAGGCAGATCGCTATCCGCACGACCTCAGCTTCTGGACGGTATTAAACCGTCAGGCTGAAGCTTGTGAGCTGGAAATCCTGAATGTTAATGATCCTTTTTTGTTGATGTTTACCTCCGGTACTACTGGACCAGCGAAACCACTTAAAGTCCCGTTGAAAGCGCTGATTGCTTTTGCAAGCTATATGCAAAATGCCATTGGTCTGACTCCTGAAGATGCTTTCTGGAATATTGCTGATCCTGGCTGGGCCTACGGTTTATATTACGCGATTATTGGTCCCTTAATGCTTGGACACTCGACCTTGTTTTATGAAGGCGGTTTTAATGCCGAAAGTGTCTGCGAAATTGTTAAGGAATATGGCATTACCAATCTGGCTGGTGCACCGACTGCTTATCGCATGATGATGGCGGCCGATCCTGCTCAAATGGCAAAACTACGCGGTAAGTTACGTGTTGTCAGCAGTGCGGGAGAACCGTTAAATCCGGAAGTGATCCGCTGGTTTAAAGAGGTGCTAGATGTGCCGATTTATGACCATTATGGCCAGACCGAAGTCGGGATGGTGGTGTGTAATCATCATGCTTTGGAACATCCGGTCCGTTCAGGTTCGGCAGGCTTTGCCAGCCCGGGTTACCGAATTGCCGTTGTCGATGAACAGGGGCATGAATTAGCAGCTGACGTCCCGGGAATCTTAGCGGTTGATATCAGCCAATCTCCGATGATGTGGTTCTCTGGCTATGAAGAAAGCCGTAAATCTCCCTTTGTCGGCCACTACTATTTAACCGGAGATACCGCGGAAATTCATGCCGATGGCAGTATGAGTTTTGTGGGACGTAGTGATGATGTCATTACTACCTCGGGCTATCGGGTGGGGCCGTTTGATGTGGAAAGTGCCTTGCTGGAACACGATGCCGTGATTGAAGCGGCGGTGATTGGCGTACCGGATCCCGAGCGGACCGAAATCATTAAAGCCTTTGTGATTCTGGCTGGTCATTCTCCTGCAACTGCCGAGCTGCAGGAAGAGCTGGGTCAATTTGTGAAAAAGCGTTTATCTGCGCATGCCTATCCGCGTCTGATTGAATTTGTGACCGAATTGCCGAAAACCCCAAGCGGTAAAATTCAACGCTTTTTACTGCGCAATCAGGAAATCAACAAGCAGCAATCCAAAACTGCATAA
- a CDS encoding type 1 glutamine amidotransferase domain-containing protein, with product MKILMVLTSHDQLGDTGKKTGFWLEELAAPYYTFVDAGAEVVLASPAGGQPPLDPKSNEPDAQTETTKRFEADEVAMQALANTHKLSEVLNQDFDAVFYPGGHGPLWDLAKDQNSISLIEQTLQADKPVALVCHAPGVLRDVKDAKGHSIVEGKTVTGFSNTEEDGVGLTDIVPFLVEDMLKEKGGKYSKTEDWQVYVQQDGLLITGQNPASSAATAEALLKLLK from the coding sequence ATGAAAATCTTGATGGTACTGACTTCACATGACCAGCTGGGTGATACTGGCAAAAAAACCGGCTTCTGGCTGGAAGAACTGGCTGCACCCTATTACACCTTTGTTGATGCAGGCGCAGAGGTAGTTTTGGCATCTCCTGCAGGTGGTCAGCCACCACTAGATCCGAAAAGTAATGAGCCGGATGCGCAAACCGAAACCACCAAACGCTTTGAAGCAGATGAAGTGGCCATGCAGGCACTTGCCAATACGCATAAACTGAGTGAAGTCTTAAATCAGGATTTTGATGCTGTATTCTATCCGGGTGGTCATGGACCACTATGGGATTTGGCCAAAGACCAGAATTCCATTTCTTTAATTGAGCAAACCTTGCAGGCAGATAAACCTGTTGCGCTGGTCTGTCATGCTCCGGGTGTCCTGCGTGATGTAAAAGATGCCAAAGGCCATTCGATTGTAGAGGGCAAGACAGTCACCGGTTTCAGTAATACCGAAGAAGACGGTGTGGGTTTGACAGACATCGTTCCGTTTTTAGTTGAAGACATGCTGAAAGAAAAAGGTGGGAAATATTCTAAAACTGAGGACTGGCAGGTATACGTGCAACAAGATGGTCTGCTCATTACTGGACAAAACCCCGCCTCTTCTGCTGCAACGGCTGAAGCTTTATTAAAATTATTAAAGTAG
- a CDS encoding glucose 1-dehydrogenase, with translation MKGLKDKVVIVTGGAGGIGSATCRRLAEEGAKVAIFDMNLEAAEKLANEINQYGQALAIQCDITQMDVVEQAVQKTKTELGPIDGLVNNAGWDIFKPFVKTNPQEWEKLIQINLVGMLNMHFVVLKGMVERNSGSIVNIASDAARVGSSGEAVYAACKGGLLSFSKTLAREHSRHNIKINVICPGPTDTALLAGVTEGASNPEKLREAFIRAIPLGRLGQPDDLASAIAFFLSDDASFITGQVLSVSGGLTMNG, from the coding sequence ATGAAAGGACTAAAAGACAAGGTTGTGATTGTGACAGGCGGAGCAGGCGGAATTGGTTCAGCCACCTGCCGACGTCTGGCAGAGGAAGGCGCCAAAGTTGCCATTTTCGATATGAATCTGGAAGCGGCTGAAAAGCTGGCAAATGAAATCAATCAATATGGTCAGGCACTGGCAATTCAGTGTGATATTACCCAAATGGACGTGGTTGAGCAGGCGGTTCAAAAAACCAAAACTGAACTCGGTCCAATTGATGGACTGGTCAACAATGCCGGCTGGGATATTTTTAAACCTTTTGTTAAAACCAATCCGCAGGAATGGGAAAAACTGATCCAGATTAATCTGGTCGGTATGCTGAATATGCATTTTGTAGTGCTGAAAGGCATGGTTGAACGCAATTCCGGCAGTATTGTCAATATTGCTTCTGACGCAGCTCGGGTCGGTTCTTCAGGTGAAGCAGTCTATGCGGCCTGTAAAGGCGGCTTGTTATCTTTCTCTAAAACGCTGGCACGTGAACACTCACGTCACAACATCAAAATAAACGTGATTTGCCCGGGACCCACCGATACGGCTTTGCTTGCAGGCGTGACTGAAGGTGCATCAAATCCGGAAAAATTACGTGAAGCCTTTATTCGTGCCATTCCGCTGGGTCGCTTGGGTCAGCCGGATGATTTAGCTTCTGCCATTGCCTTTTTCTTGAGTGATGACGCCAGCTTTATTACCGGGCAGGTACTCAGTGTTTCTGGCGGTTTAACCATGAACGGTTAA
- a CDS encoding CoA-acylating methylmalonate-semialdehyde dehydrogenase: MNAISHPQQSTGFTTAKLLINGEFVESRTSHWQDIVNPATQEILGQVPFATAEEVNAAIAAAQNAFASWRQTPIQARMRIMLKLQDLIRTNLKSIARVLTAEQGKTLADAEGDIQRGLEVVEHACSIGSLQMGEYIEGVARGVDTYTLQQPLGVCAGITPFNFPAMIPLWMFPMAIVCGNTFVLKPSEQDPLSTMMLVELAIQAGVPAGVLNVVHGGKEVVDLLCTHRDIKAISFVGSTAVGTHVYNLAGQHGKRVQSMMGAKNHVVVMPDANKEQTLNALVGAAFGAAGQRCMALSVAVMVGETKHWVDELVNKTKTLKVNAGHEPNTDVGPVISTRAKSRVIDLINSGVEQGAEMLLDGRDVQVPGYEQGNFVGPTIFNQVTTDMRIYKEEVFGPVLAIMHVDTLEQAIALINANPFGNGVGLFTQNGNTARTFQNQIDIGQVGINIPIPVPVPFFSFTGSRGSKLGDLGPYGKQAVQFYTQTKTITSRWFEDDQETTGVNTTISLR; the protein is encoded by the coding sequence ATGAACGCCATTTCTCATCCACAGCAAAGTACCGGATTCACCACCGCAAAACTCCTCATTAATGGTGAATTTGTCGAATCAAGAACCAGCCATTGGCAAGATATTGTTAATCCTGCCACTCAGGAAATCTTGGGCCAAGTGCCTTTTGCTACCGCAGAAGAAGTTAATGCCGCCATTGCTGCTGCACAAAATGCATTTGCCAGCTGGCGCCAGACCCCGATCCAGGCACGTATGCGAATCATGCTGAAACTGCAGGATCTGATTCGTACAAACCTAAAAAGTATCGCCCGAGTCTTAACGGCGGAACAGGGCAAAACCCTGGCCGATGCCGAAGGTGATATCCAGCGTGGTTTAGAAGTGGTGGAGCATGCCTGTTCGATCGGTTCCCTACAAATGGGCGAGTATATTGAAGGTGTGGCACGCGGTGTCGATACCTATACTTTGCAGCAACCCTTGGGTGTCTGTGCAGGAATTACCCCGTTTAACTTTCCGGCGATGATTCCACTGTGGATGTTCCCGATGGCGATTGTCTGCGGCAATACTTTTGTCTTAAAGCCTTCTGAACAGGATCCACTATCGACCATGATGCTGGTTGAGTTAGCGATTCAGGCAGGTGTGCCGGCAGGCGTACTGAATGTGGTACATGGCGGCAAAGAAGTGGTCGATCTACTGTGTACCCATCGTGATATCAAGGCGATTTCTTTTGTCGGTTCGACTGCAGTCGGCACGCATGTCTATAACCTTGCAGGCCAACACGGCAAGCGTGTGCAATCGATGATGGGCGCCAAAAACCATGTGGTGGTGATGCCAGATGCGAATAAAGAACAGACCTTAAATGCCTTGGTCGGTGCAGCTTTTGGCGCAGCAGGTCAACGTTGTATGGCACTTTCCGTGGCGGTAATGGTCGGTGAGACCAAGCACTGGGTCGATGAACTGGTCAATAAAACCAAAACCTTAAAGGTAAATGCCGGGCATGAACCGAATACCGATGTTGGACCAGTGATTTCAACCCGTGCCAAATCGCGTGTCATCGATTTAATTAACAGTGGTGTTGAACAGGGTGCTGAAATGCTGCTGGATGGCCGTGATGTGCAGGTTCCAGGCTATGAACAGGGTAATTTTGTCGGACCAACGATTTTTAATCAGGTCACGACCGATATGCGCATTTATAAAGAAGAAGTATTTGGTCCGGTACTGGCGATCATGCATGTCGATACTTTGGAACAGGCGATTGCACTGATTAATGCCAATCCGTTTGGTAATGGCGTTGGACTGTTTACCCAAAATGGCAATACGGCACGTACCTTCCAGAACCAGATTGATATCGGTCAGGTGGGCATTAACATTCCAATTCCTGTACCTGTACCTTTCTTCAGTTTTACCGGTTCACGCGGTTCAAAACTGGGTGATCTCGGTCCTTATGGCAAACAGGCGGTGCAGTTCTATACCCAGACCAAAACCATTACCAGCCGCTGGTTTGAAGATGACCAGGAAACCACTGGTGTCAATACCACAATCAGTCTGCGTTAA
- the aliA gene encoding cyclohexanecarboxylate-CoA ligase translates to MDFDAVLIPARKEAMLKQGYWLNQMILDFLRSAVEKNPDKIALVSVKVENQTEQTFSYQQLWDMTNKIALGLKQLGVEKNDVVSCQLPNWWEFTLLYLACSRIGAVLNPLMPIFRERELEFMLKHGESKVFVVPKTFRNFSHEQLANQLQSKLDTLQHVVVVNGEGENNFDRLLLNHGLEQNAAAVVALDGLESGPDDITQLIFTSGTTGEPKGVMHTANTLFSNIVPYAERLHLTENDVVLMASPMAHQTGFMYGLMMPIQLNTKVVLQDVWDVSKAVDLIHQHQVNFTMASTPFLNDLSNTVAEQHDKVDSLKIFLCAGAPIPGPLVQKAREILGVKVISAWGMTECGAVTLTRPEDEDERSFNTDGIALPGVEIKIVDKKGQTKAVNESGRLMIHTCSNFGGYLKRPHLNDTDTEGWFDTGDIAYQDEQGYIRICGRKKDVIIRGGENIPVAEIESLLYKHPNIATVALVAYADERMGERACAIIKLKDQTKPLSFNELVDFLKTHNLAMQYLPERLEIWEDIPMTPSGKIQKFKLRELLAQHIASMAVEVN, encoded by the coding sequence ATGGATTTCGATGCGGTTCTGATCCCGGCCAGAAAAGAGGCCATGCTCAAACAGGGATACTGGTTAAATCAAATGATTCTTGATTTTTTACGTAGCGCCGTAGAAAAGAATCCGGATAAAATAGCTTTAGTAAGCGTTAAGGTCGAGAATCAAACTGAACAGACTTTCAGCTATCAGCAACTTTGGGACATGACCAATAAAATTGCCTTGGGTCTGAAACAGCTGGGTGTTGAAAAAAATGATGTGGTGTCTTGCCAGTTACCGAACTGGTGGGAATTTACCTTGCTTTACCTGGCTTGTAGCCGTATTGGCGCCGTATTGAATCCACTCATGCCGATATTCCGTGAGCGTGAACTGGAATTCATGCTGAAACATGGTGAATCTAAAGTTTTTGTAGTGCCTAAAACTTTCCGCAATTTTAGCCATGAACAGTTGGCCAATCAGCTACAAAGCAAGCTGGACACCCTGCAACATGTCGTCGTAGTAAATGGTGAAGGCGAGAATAATTTTGATCGCCTGTTACTCAACCATGGTCTGGAACAGAATGCTGCAGCCGTTGTTGCACTAGATGGGCTGGAATCTGGCCCGGATGATATTACCCAACTGATCTTTACCTCGGGCACTACAGGTGAACCGAAAGGCGTGATGCATACCGCTAATACCTTGTTTTCCAATATTGTGCCTTATGCAGAGCGTTTGCATTTAACTGAAAATGATGTGGTATTGATGGCGTCACCGATGGCGCATCAGACCGGATTTATGTATGGCCTGATGATGCCGATTCAGCTCAATACCAAAGTGGTATTACAGGATGTCTGGGATGTCTCCAAAGCAGTAGACTTGATTCATCAGCATCAGGTGAATTTCACCATGGCTTCAACGCCATTTTTGAACGACCTGTCCAATACTGTGGCTGAACAGCATGACAAAGTCGATTCACTGAAAATTTTCCTTTGTGCTGGTGCGCCAATTCCGGGACCATTGGTACAAAAAGCCCGGGAAATTCTGGGTGTTAAAGTCATATCCGCTTGGGGTATGACCGAATGTGGTGCGGTGACACTGACCCGACCTGAAGATGAAGATGAGCGCTCTTTCAATACTGATGGCATCGCTTTGCCAGGCGTGGAAATCAAGATCGTGGATAAAAAAGGTCAGACCAAAGCCGTGAATGAATCCGGTCGTTTGATGATCCACACCTGTTCAAATTTTGGCGGTTATTTAAAACGTCCACATTTGAACGATACAGATACTGAAGGCTGGTTTGATACTGGCGATATTGCCTATCAGGATGAGCAGGGTTACATCCGGATTTGCGGACGTAAGAAGGATGTGATTATTCGGGGCGGGGAAAATATTCCGGTCGCGGAAATTGAATCACTACTTTATAAGCATCCGAATATTGCAACAGTGGCTTTAGTGGCTTATGCAGATGAACGAATGGGCGAGCGTGCCTGTGCAATCATCAAACTGAAAGATCAGACAAAGCCGTTAAGTTTTAACGAGCTGGTAGATTTCCTGAAAACTCATAATCTGGCCATGCAGTATCTGCCGGAACGCCTGGAGATCTGGGAGGATATTCCGATGACGCCATCCGGAAAAATCCAGAAATTCAAACTCAGAGAATTACTGGCACAGCATATTGCCTCAATGGCAGTTGAAGTAAACTAA
- the aliB gene encoding cyclohexanecarboxyl-CoA dehydrogenase gives MKKNPYITEELEFLAETAEKFALKYIAPGFLERDQSRVFDRDLVKKMGEMGFIAPELPEQYGGQGMGRLAAGIIHEAIAKADLSFSYINLLASLNGQILAEHGQPEVVEPWLKKLTAGEAIFSIALTEPRGGSDAANLRLKIERDGDEYVINGEKTSISAADQADASVVFGRTSANEDGAHGVTALLVPMNLPGISTTRFDCHGQRAIGRGSIFFDNVRVPVNHRLGDENKGFVQVMQGFDFSRALIGLQVLAVARVSLDEAWEYAAQREAFGQPLTAFQGVSHPLAEYETQVEAARLLCLQTLWLKDNHLPHTSEAGMCKWWGPKLAYDVIHQCLLTFGHAGYDRGVMEQRMRDVLGFQIGDGTAQIMKTIIARHKAGRKAVPA, from the coding sequence ATGAAAAAGAATCCTTATATCACTGAAGAACTCGAGTTTTTGGCAGAAACAGCAGAAAAATTTGCCCTGAAATATATTGCTCCCGGCTTTCTGGAACGCGACCAAAGCCGAGTCTTTGACCGTGATCTGGTCAAAAAGATGGGTGAAATGGGTTTTATTGCACCTGAACTACCGGAACAATACGGCGGTCAGGGCATGGGTAGACTGGCGGCTGGAATTATCCATGAAGCCATTGCCAAAGCGGATTTAAGTTTTTCCTATATCAACTTGTTGGCTTCTTTAAATGGCCAAATTCTAGCCGAACATGGTCAGCCTGAAGTAGTTGAGCCTTGGCTGAAAAAACTTACTGCAGGCGAAGCTATCTTTTCAATTGCCTTGACCGAGCCGCGAGGCGGTTCTGATGCAGCCAACTTGCGTTTAAAGATTGAACGTGATGGCGACGAATATGTGATTAACGGCGAAAAGACCTCAATTTCTGCGGCCGATCAGGCAGATGCATCTGTTGTTTTTGGCCGTACTAGTGCCAATGAAGATGGTGCGCATGGCGTGACAGCGCTCTTGGTTCCGATGAATTTACCGGGCATTAGTACCACACGTTTTGACTGTCATGGTCAGCGCGCCATTGGTCGCGGTTCAATCTTTTTTGACAATGTTCGCGTGCCAGTCAATCACCGTCTAGGGGATGAAAACAAAGGTTTTGTGCAGGTGATGCAGGGCTTTGATTTTTCACGCGCACTGATTGGCCTGCAGGTCTTGGCCGTTGCACGGGTGAGTCTGGATGAAGCCTGGGAATATGCCGCGCAACGCGAAGCTTTTGGTCAGCCATTGACTGCTTTTCAGGGAGTTTCACATCCTCTCGCGGAATACGAAACTCAGGTTGAGGCTGCACGCTTACTTTGCCTGCAAACCTTATGGCTCAAGGACAATCATCTGCCACATACCTCTGAAGCAGGCATGTGTAAATGGTGGGGGCCAAAACTGGCCTATGATGTGATTCATCAATGTCTGTTGACTTTTGGCCATGCTGGTTATGACCGTGGTGTGATGGAACAGCGTATGCGGGATGTACTCGGTTTCCAGATCGGTGATGGAACAGCACAAATCATGAAAACGATTATTGCGCGGCATAAGGCAGGACGTAAGGCTGTACCAGCTTAA
- the mmsB gene encoding 3-hydroxyisobutyrate dehydrogenase, which translates to MKIAFIGLGNMGGSMAQNLLKSGHQVFGYDLSAVALQHFAEVGGIVCDSPQAAAKQAEIVVSMLPAAKHVREVYLGENGILEVLQSGSLCIDSSTIDPQTIQEVAAAAQAKQIRVCDAPVSGGTLGAKDGTLTFMVGADEATFEAVKPVLDCMGKNLVHCGAVGTGQVAKICNNLILGISMTAVAEGMALGAKLGIDPKALAGVINSSTGRCWSSEIYNPWPDICANAPSSRGYTDGFAAQLMLKDLGLAVDAAQQVDQPVVLGSMVQKLYQQLCQEGDAHLDFSSIMHQYTMPPA; encoded by the coding sequence ATGAAGATTGCATTTATCGGTTTAGGCAACATGGGCGGTTCCATGGCGCAAAACCTGCTCAAGTCGGGTCATCAAGTTTTTGGTTATGACTTAAGTGCAGTGGCTTTACAGCATTTTGCAGAAGTGGGCGGTATCGTCTGCGACAGTCCACAAGCTGCCGCGAAGCAGGCGGAGATCGTGGTCAGTATGTTGCCCGCAGCCAAGCATGTGCGTGAAGTCTATTTAGGTGAAAATGGTATTTTAGAGGTACTTCAATCGGGCAGTTTGTGTATCGACAGCAGCACCATTGATCCGCAAACCATTCAGGAGGTTGCCGCAGCAGCGCAAGCCAAACAGATTCGCGTCTGTGATGCACCTGTATCTGGCGGTACTTTAGGTGCTAAAGATGGAACCCTGACCTTTATGGTCGGTGCAGATGAGGCTACTTTCGAAGCTGTCAAACCGGTTCTTGATTGTATGGGTAAAAATCTGGTGCACTGTGGTGCGGTGGGAACCGGACAGGTGGCAAAAATCTGTAATAATCTGATTCTGGGCATTTCCATGACTGCCGTTGCAGAAGGAATGGCGCTAGGAGCCAAACTGGGTATTGATCCAAAGGCTCTGGCTGGCGTGATCAACAGTTCCACCGGACGCTGCTGGAGTTCTGAAATTTATAATCCATGGCCCGATATTTGTGCCAATGCGCCGTCATCGCGGGGTTATACCGACGGTTTTGCTGCACAACTGATGCTCAAGGATTTGGGTCTGGCTGTCGATGCAGCACAACAGGTGGATCAGCCGGTGGTACTCGGCAGCATGGTACAGAAACTCTATCAACAGCTCTGTCAGGAAGGCGATGCCCATCTGGACTTCTCCAGCATCATGCATCAATACACCATGCCACCTGCTTAA
- a CDS encoding MarR family winged helix-turn-helix transcriptional regulator: MSDTLSKKYDQSLYSAHNRLFFRLFQVGNSLDRKCLNELKISPVHWAVLGALSRPKVKSGMSFSDLTEYLGVSRQNLDAVLKRLERDGLVERVISEQDRRAKIVALTAEGLETWDNLQADFFDFYGQALNKLAFDDVVTLIHLLNKVNDGLKSIHLHKEADQE, from the coding sequence GTGAGTGATACGTTGTCAAAAAAATATGATCAATCCTTATATTCTGCTCATAACCGGCTTTTTTTCCGGCTGTTTCAGGTGGGCAACAGCCTGGACCGCAAGTGCCTCAATGAGCTAAAAATATCTCCAGTACATTGGGCCGTGCTGGGTGCTTTGTCCCGTCCAAAAGTTAAATCAGGAATGTCTTTTTCTGATCTGACCGAATATCTTGGGGTAAGCCGGCAAAACCTGGACGCAGTATTAAAGCGTCTGGAACGTGATGGTCTGGTGGAGCGGGTCATTAGTGAACAGGACCGGCGCGCTAAAATTGTTGCGCTGACGGCTGAAGGCTTGGAAACATGGGACAACTTGCAAGCTGATTTCTTTGATTTTTATGGTCAGGCCTTAAATAAACTGGCCTTTGATGATGTGGTTACCCTGATTCATCTGCTCAATAAAGTAAATGATGGTTTGAAAAGTATTCATCTGCATAAAGAAGCAGATCAGGAATAA
- the badI gene encoding 2-ketocyclohexanecarboxyl-CoA hydrolase, whose protein sequence is MNFEDILYEVKKGVAWITINRPEKMNAFRGTTCDELIKALNKAGYDRNVGAIVLAGAGEKAFCTGGDQSAHDGNYDGRGTIGLPMEELHTAIRDVPKPVIARVQGYAIGGGNVLATICDLTICSDKAIFGQVGPKMGSVDPGYGTAFLARVVGEKKAREIWYMCRRYSGQEAVEMGLANKCVPADQLDAEVQAWAEEICQRSPTAIAIAKRSFNMDTAHQAGIACMGMYALKLYYDTEESREGVNALKEKRQPEFRKYAK, encoded by the coding sequence ATGAATTTTGAAGATATCTTATATGAAGTTAAAAAAGGTGTTGCCTGGATCACAATTAACCGTCCGGAAAAAATGAATGCCTTCCGTGGCACCACCTGTGACGAACTGATCAAGGCATTGAATAAAGCAGGTTATGACCGTAACGTGGGTGCAATTGTATTGGCAGGCGCGGGTGAGAAAGCTTTCTGTACCGGTGGTGACCAGTCTGCACACGATGGCAATTATGATGGCCGTGGAACGATCGGCTTACCGATGGAAGAGTTGCATACCGCCATCCGCGATGTACCTAAACCGGTAATTGCACGCGTACAGGGCTATGCTATTGGCGGTGGCAATGTGTTGGCAACCATTTGTGACCTGACCATCTGTTCAGACAAAGCCATTTTTGGCCAGGTTGGTCCGAAAATGGGATCGGTTGATCCGGGCTATGGCACGGCATTTTTAGCGCGTGTGGTAGGTGAGAAGAAGGCCCGTGAAATCTGGTATATGTGCCGCCGTTATTCTGGTCAGGAAGCTGTGGAAATGGGTCTGGCGAATAAATGCGTACCGGCCGATCAACTGGATGCCGAAGTGCAGGCCTGGGCTGAAGAAATCTGTCAGCGTAGTCCGACTGCCATTGCAATTGCCAAACGCAGTTTCAATATGGATACCGCACATCAGGCGGGTATTGCTTGCATGGGCATGTATGCGCTGAAACTTTATTACGATACTGAGGAGTCTCGTGAGGGAGTCAATGCACTGAAAGAAAAACGTCAGCCTGAATTCCGTAAATATGCTAAATAA